Proteins encoded within one genomic window of Streptomyces sp. NBC_00523:
- a CDS encoding TIGR03936 family radical SAM-associated protein yields MQRIRLRYTKRGRLRFTSHRDFQRAFERALRRSQVPMAYSAGFTPHPKVSYANAAPTGTGSEAEFLEIALTEPRDPGVLRELLNDSMPDGLDITDAVEARTSGLADRLTASVWEIRLDGVTREDAEKAVSAFNAAETVEVERRTKNGMRTFDARSAVVDLQTLDLPADRSGDRACAILRLVVRHVTPAVRPDDVLSGLRVVADLAPPVPAAVTRLAQGLFDEESGTVTDPLAPDREAAPAASTTATGTAVATAPEGAGSA; encoded by the coding sequence GTGCAGCGCATCCGACTGCGCTACACCAAGCGCGGCCGCCTCCGGTTCACCAGCCACCGCGACTTCCAGCGTGCCTTCGAGCGGGCGCTGCGCCGCTCCCAGGTGCCCATGGCCTATTCGGCGGGCTTCACCCCCCACCCCAAGGTGTCGTACGCCAACGCCGCCCCCACCGGTACGGGCAGCGAGGCCGAGTTCCTGGAGATCGCCCTCACCGAGCCCCGCGACCCGGGTGTCCTGCGTGAGCTGCTCAACGACTCCATGCCGGACGGCCTGGACATCACGGACGCCGTCGAGGCCCGCACCTCGGGCCTCGCCGACCGGCTGACCGCCTCCGTCTGGGAGATCCGCCTCGACGGGGTGACCCGGGAGGACGCGGAGAAGGCCGTGTCCGCCTTCAACGCGGCGGAGACCGTCGAGGTCGAGCGCCGTACGAAGAACGGCATGCGGACCTTCGACGCCCGTTCCGCCGTGGTCGACCTCCAGACCCTTGATCTTCCGGCTGATAGGTCCGGTGACAGGGCCTGTGCGATACTGCGGCTGGTTGTTCGGCACGTGACACCTGCCGTACGGCCTGACGACGTCCTGTCCGGTCTCCGCGTTGTGGCCGACCTGGCGCCGCCGGTCCCCGCAGCGGTGACCAGGCTGGCGCAGGGGCTCTTCGACGAGGAGTCCGGCACGGTGACCGACCCGCTCGCGCCCGACCGCGAGGCAGCCCCGGCCGCATCAACCACGGCCACCGGGACCGCCGTCGCGACGGCGCCGGAAGGTGCAGGTTCCGCGTAA
- a CDS encoding CYTH and CHAD domain-containing protein, with protein MADSKREIERKYEATDATRLPDLGRVAGVGSVAHEGVMELDAVYYDTEDLRLAAGNVTLRRRTGGSDAGWHLKLPVADGVRDEIRAPLSGHVPARLTALIRSRVLDAPVVPVVRLVSVRDVHVLLGDDGAPLAELSVDEVRAERLPGGDRTAAWTEIEAELADDGDPAFLDTVGRALEEAGIRPATAPSKLARALEETASGTTRRREDEPRAAGDHVLVHVRRQAEAIVALDPAVRRGLPDSVHRMRVATRRLRSALRTYRRVLDREATRPLGTELKWLAGELGVDRDQEVLDARLRARLGELPRPLVIGPVRARLRLWSAAGRSGSRRRTTAVLDSARYLDLLRALEALVAAPPLLPGAAAAPGDELARAVRKDHKRLAGRVAHALELPPGPDRDAALHSARKAAKRARYAAEAARPALRKPAKKAAKRLKAVQSLLGDHQDGVVARQTLRALAVQAHAAGEPSFTWGLVYGREEAAAAATERELPGVWHRAHKARIRRARGH; from the coding sequence ATGGCGGACTCCAAGCGCGAGATCGAGCGGAAGTACGAAGCCACCGACGCCACCCGGCTGCCCGACCTGGGCCGGGTGGCAGGCGTCGGGTCCGTCGCGCACGAGGGCGTCATGGAGCTGGACGCCGTCTACTACGACACCGAGGACCTGCGCCTCGCCGCCGGAAACGTCACCCTGCGCCGCCGCACCGGGGGCTCCGACGCCGGCTGGCACCTGAAGCTCCCCGTCGCCGACGGCGTCCGCGACGAGATCCGGGCCCCGCTCTCCGGCCACGTCCCGGCCCGCCTCACCGCCCTGATCCGCTCCCGGGTCCTCGACGCCCCCGTCGTCCCCGTCGTCCGGCTGGTCTCCGTCCGCGACGTCCACGTACTCCTGGGCGACGACGGCGCCCCGCTGGCCGAGCTCAGCGTGGACGAGGTCCGCGCGGAGCGGCTGCCCGGCGGCGACCGCACCGCCGCCTGGACCGAGATCGAGGCCGAGCTCGCCGACGACGGCGACCCCGCCTTCCTCGACACCGTCGGCCGCGCGCTGGAGGAGGCCGGCATCCGGCCCGCCACCGCCCCCTCCAAGCTGGCCCGCGCGCTGGAGGAGACAGCGTCCGGAACCACGCGCCGCCGGGAGGACGAACCGCGCGCCGCAGGGGACCACGTCCTTGTCCACGTACGCCGTCAGGCCGAGGCGATCGTGGCGCTCGACCCGGCCGTGCGGCGGGGGCTGCCCGACTCCGTGCACCGGATGCGCGTCGCCACCCGGCGGCTGCGCAGCGCCCTGCGCACGTACCGCCGCGTCCTGGACCGCGAGGCCACCCGCCCCCTGGGCACCGAGCTGAAGTGGCTCGCGGGGGAGCTGGGGGTCGACCGGGACCAGGAGGTCCTGGACGCCCGGCTGCGCGCCCGGCTCGGCGAGCTGCCCCGCCCCCTGGTCATCGGGCCGGTCAGGGCGCGGCTGCGGCTCTGGTCGGCGGCGGGGCGCAGCGGTTCGCGCCGGCGCACGACCGCCGTCCTGGACTCCGCGCGCTATCTGGACCTGCTGCGGGCCCTGGAGGCCCTGGTCGCCGCCCCGCCGCTGCTGCCCGGGGCCGCCGCCGCGCCGGGCGACGAGCTGGCCCGCGCGGTCCGCAAGGACCACAAGCGCCTCGCCGGACGGGTGGCGCACGCCCTGGAGTTGCCGCCGGGGCCGGACCGGGACGCCGCGCTGCACAGCGCCCGCAAGGCCGCGAAACGGGCGCGGTACGCGGCGGAGGCCGCCCGCCCGGCCCTCCGTAAGCCCGCGAAGAAGGCGGCCAAGCGGCTCAAGGCCGTCCAGAGCCTCCTGGGCGACCACCAGGACGGTGTCGTCGCCCGCCAGACCCTGCGCGCCCTCGCCGTACAGGCGCACGCGGCGGGGGAGCCGTCGTTCACGTGGGGACTGGTGTACGGACGGGAGGAGGCTGCCGCCGCCGCGACCGAGCGCGAGCTGCCCGGGGTGTGGCACCGGGCGCACAAGGCCCGTATCCGGCGGGCACGGGGACACTGA
- a CDS encoding TIGR03960 family B12-binding radical SAM protein → MSVDSVFPQLEALLPHVQKPIQYVGGELNSTVKPWDECDVRWALMYPDAYEVGLPNQGVMILYEVLNERQGVLAERTYSVWPDLEALMREHQVPQFTVDSHRPVKAFDVFGLSFSTELGYTNMLTALDLAGIPLAAKDRDIDDPIVLAGGHAAFNPEPIAEFIDCAVIGDGEQAVLEITEIVRAWKAEGRPGGREEVLFRLARTGGVYVPGFYDVEYLPDGRIGRVVPNKSGVPWRVSKHTVMDLDEWPYPKQPLVPLAETVHERMSVEIFRGCTRGCRFCQAGMITRPVRERSITGIGEMVEKGLKATGFEEVGLLSLSSADHTEIGEIAKGLADRYTEDKIGLSLPSTRVDAFNVDLANELTRNGRRSGLTFAPEGGSERMRKVINKMVSEEDLIRTVATAYGNGWRQVKLYFMCGLPTETDEDVLQIGDMAVNVIAKGREVSGQNDIRCTVSIGGFVPKPHTPFQWAPQLSAEETDARLGKLRDKIRGDKKYGRSIGFRYHDGKPGIVEGLLSRGDRRVGSVIRAVYEAGGRFDGWREYFSYDLWMKSAEATLPEFGVDVDWYTTRERTYEEVLPWDHLDSGLDKDWLWEDWQDSLDETEVEDCRWTPCFDCGVCPQMDTSIQIGPTGKKLLPLTVVK, encoded by the coding sequence ATGTCTGTCGATTCGGTCTTCCCACAGCTCGAAGCTCTGCTCCCGCATGTGCAGAAGCCCATCCAGTACGTCGGCGGTGAGCTGAACTCCACCGTCAAGCCGTGGGACGAGTGCGACGTCCGCTGGGCACTGATGTACCCGGACGCGTACGAGGTCGGGCTGCCCAACCAGGGCGTCATGATCCTGTACGAGGTACTCAACGAGCGCCAGGGCGTCCTCGCCGAGCGCACCTACAGCGTCTGGCCGGACCTCGAAGCGCTGATGCGCGAGCACCAGGTGCCGCAGTTCACCGTGGACAGCCACCGCCCGGTCAAGGCGTTCGACGTCTTCGGGCTCAGCTTCTCCACCGAGCTGGGCTACACCAACATGCTCACCGCCCTGGACCTGGCCGGCATCCCGCTGGCCGCCAAGGACCGGGACATCGACGACCCGATCGTGCTCGCGGGTGGCCACGCCGCGTTCAACCCGGAGCCGATCGCGGAGTTCATCGACTGCGCGGTCATCGGCGACGGCGAGCAGGCGGTCCTGGAGATCACCGAGATCGTCCGCGCCTGGAAGGCCGAGGGCCGCCCCGGGGGCCGCGAGGAGGTCCTGTTCCGCCTCGCGAGGACCGGCGGCGTGTACGTCCCCGGCTTCTACGACGTGGAGTACCTCCCGGACGGCCGCATCGGCCGCGTCGTACCGAACAAGTCGGGCGTGCCGTGGCGGGTGTCCAAGCACACCGTCATGGACCTGGACGAGTGGCCGTACCCCAAGCAGCCCCTGGTCCCGCTCGCCGAGACCGTCCACGAGCGGATGTCCGTGGAGATCTTCCGCGGCTGCACCCGCGGCTGCCGTTTCTGCCAGGCCGGCATGATCACGCGCCCCGTGCGGGAGCGAAGCATCACCGGCATCGGCGAGATGGTGGAGAAGGGTCTCAAGGCGACCGGCTTCGAGGAGGTCGGCCTGCTCTCGCTGTCCTCCGCCGACCACACCGAGATCGGTGAGATCGCCAAGGGCCTCGCGGACCGCTACACCGAGGACAAGATCGGCCTCTCGCTGCCGTCCACCCGCGTGGACGCGTTCAACGTGGACCTGGCCAACGAGCTGACCCGCAACGGTCGCCGTTCCGGTCTCACCTTCGCCCCCGAGGGCGGCTCCGAGCGCATGCGCAAGGTCATCAACAAGATGGTCTCGGAGGAGGACCTGATCCGCACGGTCGCCACCGCGTACGGCAACGGCTGGCGCCAGGTGAAGCTGTACTTCATGTGCGGCCTGCCCACCGAGACCGACGAGGACGTCCTCCAGATCGGCGACATGGCGGTCAACGTCATCGCCAAGGGCCGCGAGGTCTCCGGCCAGAACGACATCCGCTGCACGGTCTCCATCGGCGGCTTCGTGCCCAAGCCGCACACCCCGTTCCAGTGGGCGCCGCAGCTCAGCGCCGAGGAGACGGACGCCCGCCTCGGCAAGCTCCGGGACAAGATCCGCGGCGACAAGAAGTACGGCCGCTCGATCGGCTTCCGCTACCACGACGGCAAGCCCGGCATCGTGGAGGGCCTGCTCTCGCGCGGCGACCGCCGGGTCGGCTCCGTCATCCGCGCGGTCTATGAGGCCGGCGGCCGGTTCGACGGCTGGCGCGAGTACTTCAGCTACGACCTGTGGATGAAGAGCGCCGAGGCGACCCTGCCGGAGTTCGGCGTCGACGTCGACTGGTACACCACCCGCGAGCGGACCTACGAGGAGGTCCTGCCCTGGGACCACCTGGACTCGGGCCTCGACAAGGACTGGCTCTGGGAGGACTGGCAGGACTCGCTGGACGAGACCGAGGTCGAGGACTGCCGCTGGACCCCGTGCTTCGACTGCGGGGTGTGCCCCCAGATGGACACCAGCATCCAGATCGGCCCGACCGGCAAGAAGCTCCTGCCGCTGACCGTCGTGAAGTGA
- the rodA gene encoding rod shape-determining protein RodA, protein MAGFSVPRYGPERSGWGRLMARDSVVRRLDWPLLGAAVALSFIGSLLVWSATRGRDSLTHGDPYYFLFRHALNTGIGMALMIGTIWLGHRTLRGAVPVLYGLSVLLVLAVLTPLGATVNGAHAWILLPGGFSIQPSEFTKITIILGMAMILAARVDAGDQVHPDHRSVAKALGLAALPMIIVMGMPDLGSVMVMVIIVLGVLLASGASNRWVFGLLGAGVAGAVAIWQLGLLDDYQIARFAAFANPALDPAGVGYNTNQARIAIGSGGLHGTGLFQGTQTTGQFVPEQQTDFVFTVAGEELGFLGAGLILVLLGVVLWRACRIARETTELYGTVVAAGIIAWFAFQSFENIGMTLGIMPVAGLPLPFVSYGGSSMFAVWVAIGLLQSIRVQRPITA, encoded by the coding sequence ATGGCCGGATTCTCCGTCCCGCGCTACGGCCCCGAGCGGTCCGGCTGGGGCCGCCTCATGGCCCGCGACTCCGTCGTGCGCCGGCTCGACTGGCCGCTCCTCGGCGCGGCGGTCGCGCTCTCCTTCATCGGCTCGCTGCTGGTCTGGTCGGCGACCCGGGGACGCGACTCGCTGACCCACGGCGACCCGTACTACTTCCTCTTCCGGCACGCGCTCAACACCGGCATCGGCATGGCGCTGATGATCGGCACGATCTGGCTCGGCCACCGCACGCTGCGCGGCGCGGTGCCCGTCCTGTACGGCCTGTCCGTGCTCCTCGTGCTGGCGGTCCTCACCCCGCTGGGCGCCACCGTCAACGGCGCCCACGCCTGGATCCTGCTGCCCGGCGGCTTCTCCATCCAGCCCTCCGAGTTCACCAAGATCACCATCATCCTGGGCATGGCGATGATCCTCGCCGCCCGGGTGGACGCCGGGGACCAGGTCCACCCCGACCACCGGAGCGTCGCCAAGGCCCTCGGCCTCGCGGCGCTCCCCATGATCATCGTCATGGGGATGCCGGACCTCGGCTCCGTCATGGTCATGGTCATCATCGTGCTCGGTGTGCTGCTGGCCTCCGGCGCGTCCAACCGCTGGGTCTTCGGGCTCCTCGGCGCGGGCGTGGCCGGGGCGGTCGCCATCTGGCAGCTCGGCCTGCTGGACGACTACCAGATCGCCCGCTTCGCCGCCTTCGCCAACCCGGCGCTCGACCCGGCGGGCGTCGGCTACAACACCAACCAGGCCCGCATCGCGATCGGCTCCGGCGGCCTGCATGGCACCGGGCTCTTCCAGGGCACCCAGACCACCGGGCAGTTCGTCCCCGAGCAGCAGACCGACTTCGTCTTCACGGTCGCCGGCGAGGAGCTGGGCTTCCTCGGCGCCGGGCTCATCCTGGTGCTGCTCGGCGTCGTCCTGTGGCGCGCCTGCCGCATCGCCCGCGAGACCACCGAGCTGTACGGCACGGTCGTCGCCGCCGGGATCATCGCCTGGTTCGCCTTCCAGTCCTTCGAGAACATCGGCATGACGCTCGGCATCATGCCGGTCGCCGGACTGCCGCTGCCGTTCGTCTCCTACGGCGGCTCCTCGATGTTCGCCGTCTGGGTGGCCATCGGCCTGCTCCAGTCGATCCGGGTGCAACGGCCGATAACGGCCTGA